The DNA segment CTTGATTTTACTTACTAATAAAATTTTTGCTgcttatattttaagtacatcTGAAAAACCTGATTATGAAGTTAGAATCCGTATTATCTCCTCGAATACTCTTAGAAAGCAGTGtctctctataaaaacatgagGAGAAAAAGACTTCTACAGcatctttttattgtctttaccattactttaatgcattttaaaatttatctacaTTAATTgggaacaaagaaaaatagacatttctttgtttttcataaatAACTAATCTTCATATTTGATAAAAATCTCAAATGATTATTTTACCTTCCCacaaatataatacatacaaaattTTTCTGAAGTAAGGTCAACAAATTAAGTATCTTGAGACTAACATAACCACATACAACTGCTGTTTCTACTGACTCCCAGGAACGAAGCAGAAACAAAAACTCATCAAGCTGCTCTGGGTTTCCTTTTGTAAGTGTTACAGATTCAGAACTGTAATCATGTATCATCTGCCAGTAATAACATATGGATTCAAATTGATTGTCTACAAATAAAGTATCGCTGGCTCTAGTGTAACTTCTGGATTTAACATAACAGTGACTACAGCATGGGATAGGCACTATACATATATGGAAATCATAAACAGTATCGAATGCCCTGGACTTCAACTACTGACTCGGTATGTGCCTCATTTGGCTCAGTAATAAATTCACCTGCACCAAACCCGTATCAAAAGTCACCaaatctctcatatatatatatataatatatattatgtatatacacaacCCACAAAACATACATACTATACATAGTTTGTAACAACATGAAGTCATACTGTCTTAAAATGATGCACTCACAGACAGACACTATCCTGGCTGAAATAAATCCTATTGTCATCAGGCTGCTAGCTTTTGAGAGTCTTGACTCAGGTTAGCTACTTATATTCTGCCTACTCTTCACCCTTCTTTAACGTCTTGGCAGTTCTTTCAGAACCACCCTCCCCAATCCAGACAGATTTGTTTCCCAGGATCACTTGATTGGACTTTGGAAACAAGAAAGAGCATGCAGAGGGAGCAGGCAATTCTTAGCCACTGTCCCTCACACCTGCCTATATGTGTGATGTGCTCTGTCCTGTTGGCCACATTTAGTGTTAGAAAGCAGTTATTCAAAGCTTTGTCCCTCCTACCCCCCTTGGGCTTTCTGTAGAGCACAAAAGTGAAAGAAGCTTCTTTGGCTGGGGTAGCAGTTCATTAAAATATACAACTACATTTCCTAGCTCTGGGGTTCCCATTCTGTACTGGAGAGTGCAGGTCACGGATGCTGTTATTAAGGTTTGGTGTGTGATCCATGAGGTTTTCTCCTGGCAGCCAGTGTCAGGATTAGTGCAGCTCCAGCCCAGGAGGCAACAGCCTAATGAATACCAACTTTGAAACAGTGCTGTCGGCACGTTATTTAAGCTTGTACATGTGCACaattacacacaacacacacatggGCCTTGGTCACTGGCAATGGTCATAAGAAAATATGACAAAGGTTTGCAAGGAAAACCAATAAGGCaccaagaaaaattatttccagtCAATTTTACCATTTCAAAATGTGAGAAGGGAAAtcatagaaattaaaaagatttccTAAAATCTGGTCAGCTAATTCACTCAGAGGTCCCATTAGTTCCTTTAGACAACCTACCTGAATGGAATCCTTACCCCCTAAGCTATAAAGTGAGGCATTGCTTAAAATCAAACTGAAAGGGACAGCCCTGAAGCTGTACACATAAGAAACTCCAATGGGCCCTAAGTCCTCCCCAACTCCACAAAGCTGGCTGTGAAGAAGTTGCTGAACTACTCCATAACCTTTTATTTTACAGTTGCTTTCATGAGCATGACTTGTTTCCATAATCACATGCAAATTGGGGGAAGTAAGTATATGGATGGAAACAGGGGGTGGCTGTAAGTAGATCCAGTTTCTCTCCCCTGGGGTGGCTGATCTCAGTAAGACTTAGGGATGCAGGTGGGCTTTTATCTTTGTCTCTCTTAGGGGATGAGGGAAGAGAGGGACAGCAGAGGTGAGAACAGAGACAAAGAAGTGCCTCTGAAAGTTGGTCTGGAATTAGACCCCAAAGATCCTGACTAATATTGCCCCCCACTTGGGCTTAGCGTCCTTTGTTTTAACtggcttatttttaaagtaaattagtTGTTCAGCATgttgctaaaacaaacaaacaaaaaattctaaaaatgaattaaatcacTTTCATCCACTTCATCCCACAACTTTTGGATACACTGTGCATCATTTCCAGATTTCTCCACAAAGAAGGAGGGACAACCCAAATGAGGCACAATGACTGAAGGCAGCAGAGCAGTCTGTCTACTTTCTGGGAAGACATATGAAATGAGGGAAAAGGTCAAGGTGATCAGAAAAGGTTCTCTCATTTGAAAAACAGGAGAGGAATTGGCATTCAGTCAAGGGATCTATTTCAAGATTCTAGGAAGAGGCTTCTTCCTAGAAGAATAAATAGAGGAATAAAATAGGCACAAAGTTCTGTAGCTATTTGTACGAGGTTTTGTAGAATCCACTGAAATTTTAATTCAGAGGATAAATTGGGTTAAGAGCAGTGCATTTTAATAAATGTGAAGTTTTTGAGAGTCCTTAAAACTTTAATACTAGGTTTCTTCCCACCAGTAAAGTGTTTAAATTCCCCCTGGGAACTATGCATTTGTCTATTTAACATCCATGAAGTAAAAATTGACCTAGgcttaaattttacttttccaaCTTTGGTATAAGTGAATTACAAATGCCTACACTCAAGTTGTTTTCCTAGACAGGATTTTCTCAAATGTTAATTGCTCTGGCCATTTTAGCTTCCTAAATTTAGTCCCCAATCCTGGTCATTGGTATTTTgctggctgaggctgaggcactgTCACCCCCCTTCCCCAGTAATGGCCCCACACTCTTCATGAATGAATGCTTAAACAGATTAGGAAAGCAAACAGAATTTTCTAATAGCAAAGAAACCTCTGTGTGTATGTTCATCAATATAAGCGTTCATAATGAATGAAGGAATAGTTAAACAGATTAGTAAAGCAAACCAAATTCTCTAAttgcaaagtgtgtgtgtgtgtgtgtgtgtgtgtgtgtgtgtgtgtgtgatcatcAATATACAGGCTTtctcagaagaggaagaaaactaTAGAGGTAGCACTATACTgatctatattttaaaaggttgtgCAAGCATGTTAtgcatctgttttgttttcagagacgGCAGAGAGCAACGTCTTGCTGCTCTTGGAATATCTGGCTACAAACGAGTCCAAAGTCCAGGGACACTTATTTTCCCTTATTTGGGCCAATGTTTGTTCACAGGTAGCCAGCCTCCCTCCCCCAGTTCAAGCACTTCATTCAAGGGTGGGTGTGGTTTCTAATCACAGCTCTCCAGGAGAGGAggaataagaaaagcaaaaaggctGTTTAACATGATAAagggggaggggtgagggggtGGAGCAAATAAGTGTTGGAAATTTACTTATTAGAAGTATATCCATTTCAGTCCTTACATTTAAAAAGGAGCCCCCTTTAGCAACTGTCGCTAAGTACTGTCCAGAGGGAGTGGGTTTATACTTTTACCAAAATTATAACAcaagttccttaaaaaaaaaaaaaaaaaaaagggatcacTGAAGCCTAAGAACCACCCACTACCTCTCAGGCACAAAGCTGCCATCTCACCAGCCTAAAATTCAAGCTCCACCAATCACCATCGCTTAGGCTCTCACTACTGCAAATATTTATGCCAGATCCTCTATAATGCTACCTCTAACTTATTCAAGACACAACGATGGTGCTGTTAGGAGTGAGAATTATTACAAGCACTACAGAAAAGAAACTGAAcctctctctataaacaaagcTAAGGCTGAACACAAAATCGCTAAGCACTCCCTAACCTTGTCACTTTGGGGAGGCCCTGAGCACATTATGCTCCCCTCCTAGGTATGACCTGGGGCTATAAACTGCAGCTCACCTTAAAGAATCATGGACACTTTAAGCAGTGGAAGGAGAAGCTGGCTGAAAAAGCACACCCAACAACTTCCCAGTCACAGCAACCGAAACGTTCactgttcacatttttttaaaagacacacgtataggaaatatattttcccaacTGAGACCACACAGTTCAAAGAAACCTGAACCAAGTGGAACTTCATTACAACGCCAACCTTAGGATTGTAAAGCCCCCAAAGCAAAGGTAAATTGTTGCCAAAATGCAACAAAgttacaaattaagaaaaatacatataaattaaaaagagGGTTCCCATAAAGAAGGCAGTAAGAAACGCAAAATAGAATACACGTGAGCTGGGCCCCTTGGAGAAGACCTGGGACAGGTTCTTCCTCGAAAAcgcccctcttccctctctccaagTCGCCGCGGGAGGGGGCAACAGCACCATAAAGGTAAACGGAAGTGACCTTGGCAAAACTACCAAACAAAACGCCCCCCTCCCCTCAGCTCTCCGGCCGAGTCCCTCGGCGCCAGCCTCCTACACGTGCGACAGGGACACCTGCTTGTGGTAGGTGGCGGCGGGGCCCGGCGGCCCGGTCCTGCCTGTGAGCGCGGCGCTCGCCTCGGGGTAGTCCCCGGCGGCCATGGCGCCCCCGCTCTTGTGGCCGCGCCGCGGGCGGCAGCAGCAGCGGCTGGTGAAACGCCGCCACGACTCCACCGTCTTGCCCGACCAGATCCAGACGCCCGACGTGATGCCCACCACCAGGCACATGAAGTACTTGAGCATGAGCACCCAGTACTCGGGCTTGGCGCGCGGCTGGCCGGCGTCGTGGCCCGGGCAGGCGCAGGTGAGCGCCGCCTCCCAGCTCTCGCGGTAGTGCTGCTCGTACAGGTAGCAGGCCACCACAATGCTGGCGGGGACCGTGTAGAGCAGCGTGAAGATGCCGATGCGGATCATGAGCTTCTCCAGCTTGTCCGTCTTGGTGCCGCCCTGCTTGATGACGCTGCGGATGCGGAAGAGCGACACGAAGCCCGCCAGCAGGAAGAGCGTGCCCACCAGCAGGTAGAGCACCAGCGGGCCCAGCACGAAGCCGCGCAGCGAGTTCAGGTTCTGGTTGCCCACGTAGCAGATGCCGGCCACTGGGTCCCCGTCCACGGAGCTCAGCGCCAGTGCCGTAATGGACTTGACGCTGGGGATGAGCCACGCAGCCAGGTGGAAGTACTGCGCGTAGCCCGCGATGGCCTCGTTGCCCCACTTCATGCCGGCGGCCAGGAACCAGGTGAGCGACAGGATGACCCACCAGATGGAGCTGGCCATGCCGAAGAAGTAGACCAGGAGGAAGACGATGGTGCACAGTGCAGGGCCCGTGGTCTCGTAGTGGATGTGGTTGTGCTCGCGGCTGCAGGCCACGCTGGCATGGCCCACGACCAGACGCACCAGGAAGCCCAGCGACACGCACAGGTAGCAGGCTGACAGGAAGATGATGGGGCGCTCAGGATAGCGGAAGCGTTCCATGTCGATGAGGAAGGTGGCCACTGTGGTGGACGTGGAGATGAAGCACAGCACCGACCACAGGCCTATCCAGAAGGTGGCGAACGTGCGCTCGTCGGCACTGAAGGACGGCTGGTAGCAGGGTACCGCGCAGTTGGGCACCTGGCCCGTCCGCACCTTGTTGTAGAGCGGGTGTGACTCCTTCAGAATGGGCACGAAGGGCTCGCGACACTTGCACACGAACGGGCCCCCAGCGGGGCATTCGCCCCCCGAGGCCGGCGCCCCTGGCGGGCCTGGAAGGGTGGGCTTGGCTGGGAAAGGCCTGGGGGGCGCCGTGGTGGCCTCGCTGCGGTTGTAATCCATGCAGAGGACCTCGGCGTCGCGGCCCAGCACCGGGAGGCGGTCGCAGCTCATGCGCTCGGGCCAGGCGAAGCCGTACTGGCGCATCAGCGGCGAGCAGCCGGCCTTGGCGCGCTCGCACACCGAGCGGCAGGGCGGCAGCGGCTTGTGGTAGTCGGGCAGACAGATGGGCGTGTACATAGAGCATAGGAAGAAGCGCAGGTCCGGCGAGCATTGGATCTCCACCAGCGGCCAGAACTGGTGCACCTCCAGGCCCGCCTCGTCCTGCGTGTCGTGGTTGAACTGGTTGGGCATGTGCGTCAGGTTGTAGCCGATGCCGCGGCACATGGGCACCGTGATTTCCTGGCACACCGGGGCCTTGGACGCGGCGGCCGCCCGGCCCACCAGCTGCGCCAGGAGCAGCAGCAACAGCGAGGGCGGCGCGGATGGGTCAGGCCGAGCCAtcgccccctccctcccctcgccTCCAGCAGCCCGCGAGGGACGCACACAGGCAGAGGAATCCGGGCCGGGGCTTCTCCCTCCGGCGTCTCGTGTGTGGCGCCGGGGCTGGCAACCTGTTGGTTgctttttcctttaaagaaaacCGTCCAAAGATAAACTGCTTCGGGAAGGCGCTGCCTCCGCTGGCAGCGCTCCGCTCCTCGCCGGATAGGGCTGGGGAGAGACGGTTAGGGCTCGGATTCCAGGGAAAGGactctttaaaaaagaagggGGAGAAGAAAGATTGCAACCACTCCCTGTTGGAGAGGCGTCAACAGTTCGGTCCCCGCGAGCTGTCTCCAAATCTCTTAAGTTaacccctttcctttcctccccgcTCCGCCTCCTGTAACCAAACTACTGATTCCCCCACCCTCTCTTTCCAAGCTGGGCCTTTCAGGCAGTGCCCGGAGACCAGAACCCTCAGCTTCCCGGAAAAGGGCACAGGAACCGGGAGAAGaacagggagaaagggaaggttCTCACCTCCACGGATCCCGCCGAGAAGAGCAGACAGTCCCCAACCAGCCTGGGTCCTCCGTCCCTGGGTCACTCCGCTGAGAAGCGCGACTCAGAGCCGGGCTGGCGCCCGGAAAGTTTAGCGACAGGCTGGGTACCCGTGGCAGCGGCACATGGCAGCAGGTGGGGGCGACTCAGAGTGGGGGGCGCCCCCAGAACAGGGGCGGCGCAGGCCGGTCACTCGCCCTCTCCTCCTCGGGAGCCCCCCGCATGATCCAGACGGAGCCGGGCAGGGGCAGGCCGTGCGTTCTCCCCGGGGCCGGGAGCCGGACGGAGGGCGAGCGCGCCTGGCAGCACCTGGGCGGGAGGAACGCGGGAGGCGGGGGCCGTGGGACCCCGCCGCCTCACAGCACCGCGAGCAGCCGGCGCTGGCCGGGCCGGGACTGCATGGTGAGCGCCGGCCGCCGCGTCCCGCCCGCCGCTCGCTTCCTCCCCTGCAGGGGGCTCCGCGCTCCAGTGGACTCCTGGGGGCGGTGGCGACGCTCTCGGGACGTGCCCTGCTCGGCTCCTCCCCCGCGCTCTCGCACCCTTTCGCCCACCTCTGGCGAGCACGGAACCGCGCGCGGCGGCGACCACAGCGGACTCACGGCCGCAGGCTGGCTGCCCTCTCCCGCCCCGCCCGGGTCACCTGCTTCTAATGCCCGCCGGGaagccccgccccggccccgccccctcaGGCCCGGGCGCGGTTGGTGGGCCGCCTCGCCACGCTCTCCGCGCGTCCCCGCCCACTGCCCCGCGGGCTCGGCCTTTCCCCCGGCGCCTTCTGGCCCCTCCAGGAGCGGGCGGCCAAGGAGCGCTGACAAATCGCGGGCCGGGAGGAGATGGGGGCGGGGCGAATGCTAATCATGCCGCTCTGGGCACCCGGGCGGGAAGCCCTTGCCAGAAGTCCCTCCGGAGTTCTCTGCCCGCGCCCTGGGTGCAGGACTCGCTCCTGTAACTTCCTGGCTTATGCACCTTTGCTCCCAGGGCCCCTGCCCTTTCTGCCTGCAGCTAAGCGTCCTTACAGAGTTCAGTGCTTCTTTGAAAGAACTGCTCAAGGAATCATTCTTAGGCGTGGCTGTCTCCCTTCTGCGCTGTCTTGGATCTGTGTGAAAGAAGAGAGGATACTTACTGAGCCCTTTACTGTGTGCCCAACAAAGTGTTAATCGgttacatccttttttttttttttttgagacgagttgttctgtctcccaggctggagtgcagtggcgcgatctcggctcactgcaacctccgcctcccgggttcaagcgattctcctgcctcagcctcctgagtagctgggattactggcgcccgccaccacgcctagctaatttttgtattttttggtagagacgggctttcaccatgtaaggctgttctcgaactcctgacaccgtgatctgcccgcctcggcctcccaaagtgctgggattacaggtgtgagccaccgcgcccggcccgtttACATCttaagacaagatctcactcctTACAACAATTCTGAGGCAGGTACTTCCTACAGGTGAAGAAACCGAGACTGAGACTTGGCCAAGGCAACCGAGCTAATCACAGTTCCCCCAAGAAAGGGCGACCTCGGCAAGCAAGTTCACCTCCGTTTTCCGatcacctggcacatagtagccgCCCAAATGGCAACCCTGGGATTCGAACCCAGGTAGTTGGTCAGCGGCACTCACCATCGTAGCCGCCCCTCCCCCCATACCATCGCAGCCTCCCTGGCTTCGACCTTTACTTTTGCATCTCTTAACAAAATCTTGTTGTGACAAGAAAATGGATTTCTTTCTGCCTTTAGAAGACCCAGAAAGATGTGAGTCCTTTATTGGTCGAGGTTTATAATCCCAGGCAGTTCCGAAGTCGCCCGCAGAGAGAAGCGATACCGACCCAGGGTTCTGTGCTGGGCAGGGCGCCGGCCTCCCCGTCCCCTTCCGTCCCCGGCTGCCTGCTGCTAAGCCGCGCACTTGCGCGCCGCGGGGGGTCGGAGGGCGCACCGATGGCGGGGACACGGCGGCGCTCTTCTGTTGCGCAATTATGCTACAAG comes from the Pan troglodytes isolate AG18354 chromosome 13, NHGRI_mPanTro3-v2.0_pri, whole genome shotgun sequence genome and includes:
- the FZD5 gene encoding frizzled-5, producing the protein MARPDPSAPPSLLLLLLAQLVGRAAAASKAPVCQEITVPMCRGIGYNLTHMPNQFNHDTQDEAGLEVHQFWPLVEIQCSPDLRFFLCSMYTPICLPDYHKPLPPCRSVCERAKAGCSPLMRQYGFAWPERMSCDRLPVLGRDAEVLCMDYNRSEATTAPPRPFPAKPTLPGPPGAPASGGECPAGGPFVCKCREPFVPILKESHPLYNKVRTGQVPNCAVPCYQPSFSADERTFATFWIGLWSVLCFISTSTTVATFLIDMERFRYPERPIIFLSACYLCVSLGFLVRLVVGHASVACSREHNHIHYETTGPALCTIVFLLVYFFGMASSIWWVILSLTWFLAAGMKWGNEAIAGYAQYFHLAAWLIPSVKSITALALSSVDGDPVAGICYVGNQNLNSLRGFVLGPLVLYLLVGTLFLLAGFVSLFRIRSVIKQGGTKTDKLEKLMIRIGIFTLLYTVPASIVVACYLYEQHYRESWEAALTCACPGHDAGQPRAKPEYWVLMLKYFMCLVVGITSGVWIWSGKTVESWRRFTSRCCCRPRRGHKSGGAMAAGDYPEASAALTGRTGPPGPAATYHKQVSLSHV